From Vitis vinifera cultivar Pinot Noir 40024 chromosome 14, ASM3070453v1, a single genomic window includes:
- the LOC132255107 gene encoding uncharacterized protein LOC132255107 — protein MGGCFSDVRGGKQAAGVGLTGPSMSPMPISDATLNDAVDHFFRARRLHQLFTQVEVVPPVHFVVFFCSQTLIFLFFSILNVFFFQPHIGSNPNFCDFILFSATANPAAAAVERGHLLKNAASVHGEPLPRHTTFINEGEYLTSHLGARRELPSSIPAATVTTASAYPRDPYYSTYSSVPVDTYPPPPRREEVRAGSYFLSGRAEPYLGETDRMRMREADALERIYSTYASDAPLKYDQIHHYQKARPEPGNVPVSSLYSFAGPSSFRP, from the coding sequence ATGGGAGGGTGTTTTTCAGATGTGAGAGGAGGGAAACAGGCTGCAGGAGTGGGCCTGACGGGGCCCAGCATGTCTCCCATGCCCATCAGCGACGCTACACTCAACGATGCCGTTGACCATTTCTTTCGAGCTCGACGCCTTCATCAACTATTCACGCAGGTCGAGGTGGTGCCTCCCGTACACTTCGTTGTTTTTTTCTGTAGCCAAACcctaattttccttttcttttcgatattgaatgtttttttttttcagccaCACATTGGGTCAAACCCTAActtttgtgattttattttattttctgcaACTGCAAATCCTGCTGCTGCTGCAGTTGAAAGAGGGCACCTTTTAAAGAACGCTGCTTCTGTGCATGGAGAACCTCTTCCTCGTCACACTACTTTTATAAATGAAGGAGAGTATCTTACTTCACATCTTGGTGCAAGACGCGAATTGCCATCTTCAATCCCTGCTGCAACTGTAACTACTGCTTCTGCTTACCCAAGAGATCCATATTATAGCACTTATTCTAGTGTACCTGTGGATACATATCCACCACCACCAAGAAGAGAGGAAGTCAGGGCGGGATCTTATTTTCTTAGTGGCAGGGCAGAGCCCTACTTGGGTGAGACCGATCGGATGCGAATGAGAGAGGCTGATGCCCTGGAGAGGATATACTCAACCTATGCTTCTGATGCTCCATTAAAATATGATCAGATACACCACTACCAGAAGGCCAGGCCTGAACCCGGGAATGTCCCGGTTTCTTCTCTCTATTCATTTGCAGGTCCATCATCATTCCGTCCTTGA